The following coding sequences lie in one Micropterus dolomieu isolate WLL.071019.BEF.003 ecotype Adirondacks unplaced genomic scaffold, ASM2129224v1 contig_13113, whole genome shotgun sequence genomic window:
- the LOC123966303 gene encoding zinc finger protein 239-like produces MENQNPDRRSQTAASCSDSADVQRKTGEDGLKHHRFQHCDKSFTTSGYLKIHQSFHTGEKPYSCDQCGKAFTRLVHLINHQRAHTGEKPYKCEQCGKRFPQSGDLKVHQRVHTGEKPYWCDQCGKSFTTSGNLKSHQRVHTGEKPYSCDQCGKSFTTSGNLKHHQHVHTGEKPYSCGQCGTTFSRSESLKSHQRVHAGEKPYWCDQCGKTFTTSGNLKSHQRVHTGEKPYWCDQCGKAFTISGNLKSHQRVHTGEKPYSCDQCGKAFTISGNLKIHQRVHTGEKPYNCDQCGKSYTNRRTFRRHKCIHKASE; encoded by the coding sequence AGAAAGACAGGAGAAGATGGACTCAAACATCATCGCTTtcagcactgtgacaaatccttcacaACATCAGGATATTTGAAGATTCATCAGAGttttcacactggagagaaaccgtacagctgtgaccagtgtgggaaagcatTCACTAGACTAGTCCATCTAATAAACCACCAACGTgctcacactggagagaaaccgtacaagTGTGAGCAGTGTGGAAAAAGGTTTCCTCAATCAGGTGACCTAAAagtccaccaacgtgttcacactggagagaaaccatactggTGTGACCAGTGTGGAAAAAGTTTCACTACATCAGGTAACCTAAAAagccaccaacgtgttcacactggagagaaaccgtacagctgtgaccagtgtggaaaAAGTTTCACTACATCAGGTAACCTAAAACACCACCAacatgttcacactggagagaaaccgtacagctgtggcCAGTGTGGAACAACTTTCAGTAGATCAGAGTCCCTAAAAAGCCACCAACGTGTTCAtgctggagagaaaccatactggtgtgaccagtgtggaaaaactttcactacatcaggtaACCTAAAAagccaccaacgtgttcacactggagagaaaccatactggTGTGACCAGTGTGGAAAAGCTTTCACTATATCAGGTAACCTAAAAagccaccaacgtgttcacactggagagaaaccatacagctgtgaccagtgtggaaaAGCTTTCACTATATCAGGtaacctaaaaatccaccaacgtgttcacactggagagaaaccgtacaacTGTGACCAATGTGGCAAATCTTATACCAACAGGAGAACCTTTAGAAGACACAAATGCATCCACAAAGCATCAGAGTGA